TATGTTTGAAAAGAGGCTTAATAAAGCGGTATCAAAAAAGCGCGATAAAATAAAAGTATATGCTGAAATATGGGGGGAGCCGCTTATGGCTGTGTCGGAAAATTCGTTTACCGGAAAACTTATAAGCGCGGCCGGCGGCAGCAATGTGGTGGCATTCGCGGACGGTGAATATCCCAAAGTATCAAAGGAAGAGATAATTAAAGCAAATCCTGAAAAAATACTGCTTTTTTATAATCCGGAAAAAAATTTCCTGAAAAGGCCCTGTTTCTCGGCGACAATAGCAGGAAAGAATAACGGCATAACAGCTGTTACAGGTGAGATGCTTGACAGGACAATGAGGCCCGGCCCCAGAGTGGTGGAAGCTATAGAAGAACTTAAAAGAATACTGCAAGAGGGCGCGATAAAATGAAAAAAGGAATTATAATTTCTTTATTAATTTTTTGCGTGCTTATTATTACTGCCGGTTTCTCTTTATGTATTGGTTCGGCAGAGATATCGCCGTCAGCGGTATTTTCCATACTGGCAGGCGGTAATCAGGGAACGCCGGACTATATGATAATAACCGGATTAAGGCTGCCAAGGATTATTCTTGCCGTTATCGTGGGCGCTATGCTTGGCATAAGCGGGGCGGCGCTGCAGTCGCTGTTCAGGAATTCGCTGGTGGACCCGTTTATTACAGGCATCTCTTCCGGCGCCGCATTGGGCGCTTCAATAGGGATAATATCAGGCTTTTCTTTTATAATCGCGCCGGCGTTTGCGGGCGCCATGCTTGCCGTATTTTTTGTTTACACAGTTTCCATTAAAGACGGCAGGGTGAATTCATCACGCCTGCTGTTAACGGGCGTAATGACGGGCACAATGCTGTCTTCGGCTGTGATGCTTTTAAGCGCGGTAAACAGCCGTGACATAGTAAAGGTTATTTACTGGCTGATGGGCGACCTTTCAGGAAGTAATTATCAGCAGATAAAGGGCGCGGCAATACTTCTTTTAGCGGCCCTTGCCGCGGGAATTTTCTTTGCCAATGACCTTAATATAATGTCCGCGGGAGAAGAAACTGCTTCCACCCTTGGCGTTAATCCGGAATTTTTAAAACTGTTTTATTTTATTTTGGCTAGTATTGTAACCGCGGCCGCGGTCTCTTTAAGCGGGGTGATAGGATTTATAGGGCTTGTGGTGCCGCATGCTGTCAGAAAGTTTACAGGCCCGGATTTAAGGCTGCTTTTGCCGGCTTCCGCTTTATCCGGCGCGCTGTTCCTGCTTATATGCGATACCATTGCAAGGACGGTGTTTCTTCCGGGCGAGCTTCCGGTAGGGGTTATAACAGGGCTTATTGGCGCGCCTATATTTATAATTCTGGCAAAAAGGGTGAAATAAAGTGTACGGTATAAAACTTTCATCTGTTATTTTTAAATATGGACGGGACTTCACGCTTGATATTGATGCCCTTGAAATACCCAAAGGCGTTCTGACTGTTATAGCGGGAAAAAACGGAGCAGGCAAGACCACGCTGTTAAAACTTATCGCGGGCATAGCCGGCAGGCATGAAGGAAGTATTACTGTTGACGGCGGGGAAATAGAAAAAATATCAAATACGCAAAGGACCAAAATGTTTTCTTACGTGCCGCAGTCGGAAGAACAGGAATTTGCGTATACGGTAAAGGAAATAGCGGCTATGGGAAGGCGTCCGCACGGCAGCGTGCTTGGATTTTTAAATCCAAAAGACATAAAAGCGGTGGATAAAGCGCTGGAATCGGCTGATATGGCGGATAAAAGCGGGCGTGAATTCAGGACACTTTCCGGGGGCGAAAAAAGGCTTGCGCTTTTGGCGCGCGCCGCGGCGCAGGATGCCGGAACAATGCTTCTGGACGAGCCGTCAGCTTTTCTTGATATAGGGCATCAGGCAAAGGTTTATGAAATAATCCGCGGTTATAGGGACGAAGGCAGAACCGTTATAATGGTTACGCATGACATCAACGCGGTCTTTGAAACCGCGGATAATGTTGTTCTTATGAACAAAGGCAGTGTTATGGCTGCGGGAGCGGCTGAAGATGTGTTGTCTGAAAATAATATTAAAGAAGCGTATGCGTTTGACGGATTTGGGTTGTCCCGTAATCAGATAACAGGGAAAAATAATATTTTTTTAAAAATATAAATTAAACGGAGGAAAGATGAAAAGATTAATGTTAGGTTTGTTTGCAGTTATTGTTTTTTCGGCGGCGGCAACAGGTTTTACCAGTGATTACAACAGCATTCAGTCAATTTATGAATCGCAGGGAGGTAATGCGGCCGGGGATAATGCAATTCAGCAGGTGCCTCAGCAGCAGCCGGGCAAAAACACGGGCCTGTATGATTTTAAACCCAAAGCCGCGGTAACGCCGGCGGCAGATAATTCACTTGGGGAAATTGTGGTGACCGCAAGAAAAATGGCTGAATACGAAGGGCTTGTGACAAAAAGTATTGATATAATTTCTGAAGAAAAAATTAAGGCTTCCGGAGCGGTCAAACTTGAAGATGTATTGTCTGAATTGCCCGGATTATCCGTTCTTAAATACGGTTCTTATGAGGGGTTAGCTTCGCTTAATATACGCGGCGCGTCTTCCAGGCAGTCTTTGGTCCTTTATGAAGGAATTCCGCTTAATGATATTTTTACCGGGGGGGTGGATTTAAATCTGGTGGAAATGTCAGGTATAGGAAGGGTGGAAGTGATAAAAGGCGGAATGTCTTCAATATATGGAGCTGACGCGGCAGCGGGAGTTGTGAACCTTCTTAAAGAAAAAAAGAAAATGGCAATCGCGGATATTTCCGCTTCTTTTGGTTCTGATAATTTTCAGAAATACTCCCTTTCATCGGATTATAAAATAGGGGGCGTGAAATATTCAGTTACAGGAAACGAAGAAAAGAGCCCGGGTTATATGCAAAATTCCGGTTTTTTCAAGCGTTCTGCGGGGGCAAGAATATCTTTTTCCGGGGACGCGATAGATTCAAAACTTTCAGGCTATTACATAAAACGTGAAGAGGGGATACCGTTTAATCAGTTTGGGCCGTCGCCTCTGGCAAAACAGTTTGATGAACTTTTTGCCGTAGGAGCGGAAGAAACACTGAAGTTTAACGAAACCAAAGTTGTTGTAAGCGGTTATTACAGGGGCGGCGACCTTGCGTTTAAAAATCCGGACATTTACGTTGATGACAGGCACATCAAAAATGAAGGCAAGGTAAGCGTAATGTCATCGTACACAGCAGGGCCTGTAAATGTTTACGGAGGGTATGAATTTTCCAATAAAAGCGCCAAAAGTTTAAAGACGGGCAATAAATCAACAGGCAATCACGCGGTGCTGACAAACGCTACGGCTTACCTTTTTGAAAAACTTGTTTTAACAGCCGCGGTAAGGGAAGACGTGCATTCGGTTTATGGTATGGTTACAAGTTTCAGCGGCGGCGCAAGGTATTCAATTGCGGACAGCACGGATGTTTTTGCCTCTGTGTCACAGGCGTTTTCCGAACCCACGTTCGGCGATTTATTCTGGGATGAGACTCTGGATTTTGGAGGTTATATCAGTACTACAAAAGGAAATCAGGCGCTTAAACCCGAAAAATCAATGTCGTACGAAGCGGGAATTACAAAAAAAGAGGGCAATATTTCAGAGAAAATAGTGCTTTACCGAAGGGATGTAACGGATATGATAAGGTGGGTGACAGAAACAGACTGGGCGACATATGATAAATCGTCAGCAGAAAACCTTGACCGTGCTGTTATAATGGGCGCGGAAGTTGAAGCTGAATTTGTGCTGTTTGATTTTATCACTTTAACGGGGGCATATTCTTATCTTGATGCAAGGGACAAAAAGACAGGCAAAAAACTTTCATACAGCCCTGAAGACAGTGTGTATGCAAAGGCGGAATTTAAACTTCCGTTTTCTACAAAACTTTCCGCGGGCGTAAGGTATATTGATTCAAGGCTGGATAACGCGGGTGAATACATGAAAGAATACTATATTTATGACCTTTCTGTCAGGCATATTATAAGTGAAAACGCGTCAGTATTCGCAAACGTGGATAATGTGCTGGATAACAGGGAATATCAGGTGGTTAATAAATACCCGATGCAAGGCAGAACCATCAACGCGGGAGTGAATTTAAGTTTTTAAATATGCTGTAATTGAAGGCATTTTGCGGATTGTTAAGGTGTGTTATAAATGCGGATAAAAAAACGGGCTGTTTACGGCCCGTTTTTTTACTTTGTTTTAAGTGTTTTTGTTTTTTGTTTCCGTCCATCCGTGCATCCGATCTTCCGTTTTCCTGTTGCCAATACCCCCTTATTTTGTTATAATTTTTCTGATTTCAACGGTAAAACACTTAATTAAAAAATTTATATTTTAGGGAGGTATTATTATGGTTGGAGTAATTCTTGGAGTTTTGCTTTTATTGTTATTAATAGGGCTTGTTGTCCTTCAGGGAATGATAGAGTGGGGCGGCTTTGATTTTGAAAAATTCATGAATAAAAAAGGGTCGCCTGCTTCAGTACCGGCACCATCAGCGAAGGCAGAAGTTAAAAAGACCGCGGATAAAAAACCGGCAAAGAAAGCGGTAAAAACAGCACCCAAAACAGCTAAAAAGGCAGCGCCTAAGAAAGTTGTAAAGGGAAAGGGGAAAAAATAAAATGATATTGGATTATTTTCTTGGAATGTTTTCCAACGACATGGCCATTGACCTTGGAACGGCCACGACGCTTGTATATCTTAAAGGCAAAGGAATAGTATTAAAAGAACCGTCAATTGTAGCCCTTTACAAAGGGCGCGAAGTAATTGCTGTGGGTAATGCCGCTAAAGAAATGGTAGGCAAAACTCCCGGCGATGTACAGGCAATAAGGCCTATGAAAGACGGCGTCATTGCGGATTTTAACGTGACAGAAAAAATGTTAAGGTACTTTATTGTAAAGGTTCATAACAGGCATTCGCTTGTAAGCCCAAGAATTGCCATATCCGTCCCTAAAGGCGTAACGCCGGTTGAAAGGCGCGCTGTACGCGAATCCGCGATCCAGGCGGGAGCAAGGGAAGTTTACCTTATTGATGAACCAATGGCGGCGGCAATAGGCGCGGGCCTTCCTGTGGAAGATCCGGTTGGCCACATGGTTGTGGATATCGGCGGCGGAACAACGGAAGTCGCGGTAATTTCAATGGGAGGCCTTGTTGTTTTTAATTCAATCAGGACTGCCGGAGATAAGTTTGACGATGCCATCACGGCATATCTTAAAAAAGCATACAACATCCACGTCGGGGAACGCACAGCGGAAAAAATAAAAATTCAGATTGGCTGTGCCATTAAACTTGACAAGACAGAAGAAATGGATGTAAAGGGAAGCGACTTAACAACAGGGCTTCCCAGGACAATAAGAATAAATTCGGATGAAATGGCGATAGCCATTGAAGAACCGATAACCAAAATAATTGACGGCATCAAGTTTACGCTTGAACAGACCAAACCGGAACTTGCGGCCGACATAATTGACAAGGGCATTGTGCTTACCGGCGGCGGAGCCCAGCTTAGGAATTTCGACAAGAAGTTAAGGGAGGAAACCGGAGTACCGGTTCATATTGGCGAGTCCCCCCAGGAATGCGTCGTAAAAGGCGCCGGCAAGATGCTTGAAGAGCAGCTTGACGTCTTAAGAAGGCTCTCTTTTGAAGGCGAAGAAACGCACATTGCTTCTTAAAAGGCAAGATGAAACGCAGGCTTAAACTTTCACAGAAGTTATTTTACGCGGCGGTTATACTTATGACCATAATCGCCGGGATAATGGCATGGAAAAAAGGCGCGGCCGCTCCTGTTGTTAAGGCTGCCCATTCTGTTCAGCAGAAAACAGGGGATTTTGTCTATTATACATCAGATACTTTCAATTCCATAAAGCAGATCTTCAAATCCGGAAGAAGCCTTCAGTATTTAACCCAGAAAAACATGGCGCTTGACATGGAAAATCAGTCGCTTCGCGCGGAACTGGCAAGGCTTGGCCGGTTAAAATCATTAAATGACAATGAAGCTTACGGAAAAAGGGTAAGGACGCCCGCCAATGCCATAAGCACAGGCAGCGGGTTTATTCAGTTTTACGCCCTTGATAAAGGTGCAAATTACGGCGTGGAAGAAGGCGACGGTGTGTTCGCGCCGGGTGGAGTGCTTGGAAGGGTTTCAAGCGTGGGCGCTTCCACCTGCATGGTTCAGCTTTTAACGGATGTCAAAAGCAGCATCAGCGCAAGGGTTGAACGCAGCGGGGTTGCGGGCATTCTGATAGGCGCCGGAAATAACATATGCGAATTAAAATACGTCCCAAAAGAAGAAGATATTCAGCTGGGCGACGTGATTCTTACTTCTGAACTTGGCGCTTCTTTTCCGGCAGGGATTAAAATCGGCGAAGTTACAGCGGTTGACAAAAAAAGCAATAACCTTTCACTTGTAGTCCGCGTTAAGCCTTATGTAAATACAAACACGGTAAGAGAAGTGCTTGTAGTCCGTAAAAAATAAAGGAGCTTTATTATTAAAAATTTAAATTTAATAATTATTTTTCTTGCAGCCGCGGCTGTGCACGCTTACAGTTTTATGCCGGGAAGCATAATTCACGACGTGGACATGGCATATATAATAACAGCTGTATTTATTATGCGGAAAAAAGATGTAACCGCCGCGTTTGCCGCTGTTATTTTCTATTCGTACATGGACGCGCTTACAATGCCTTATTTTGGAGCCGGATTGTTTGGCGGCCTTATGACATTTTTTGTTTTCAGGTTTATTTATGCCAATTTTTATAAAGAAAATTTTATAGCCCGTGCTGTAATGGTGGTATGCGGCGCCGCGGCTGCGGTCTCTTTGCAGTGGCTGTCCGCTTTTTTATTTTACTGGGGTATTGGTTCGGCTGTGTTTCCTTTTTATGCCGTTAAGTTCTTTCTTGCAACTTCGCTGACCGGAATCTTTGTCCTTAAATTATCGGAACTTTATAACGGGGAAGGGGCAAGATGGTTAAAAACGATATTCGCGAGAATATAAAATCCGTTTATCAGAATTTTCTAAGGGTTAAATTCTTTGGCTGGATGGCCGGGGTTGCCGTCATACTGCTTGCTGGGCGTCTGTTTTACCTTCAGGTAATCAAAGGCGCTTATTATGCCAAACTTGCGGAATCCAATAGTGTCACTTTTGTAAGGGAAAGCGCTCCCCGCGGGTATATATATGACCGTAATTACAGGGCTATTGTGACCAATTCCCCCGCGTATTCGGCGGGCATAATTCCATATTACTTTAAAACAAATAATAAAATGGAAAAAGTTATAAGGGAAATAGCGGATGTGCTTGAAATAGAACCGTCAGAGATAGAAGAGAAGATGAAGGAAAGCGGGGTACATGTTTTTGAACCCATAATATTAAGGCGCGCGCTTACCTTAAAACAGCTTTCTGAACTTACGGAAAAGACAGTTGAAGTAAACGGCATCACGGTATTGCAGGAACCTCAGCGGCAGTATCCGTATGGAAGCCTGGCATCCCATGTGATAGGTTATACGGGAGAAATCACGGCTAACCAGATTAAGAACACCAAATATAAGGGGTACAGGCCCGGTGACATCATAGGGCAAACGGGCATAGAGAACTATTATGACAAAATTCTGCGCGGCAAAGACGGGCTTGTTTATATCATTACCGATGCCATGGGAAGGCAGAAAAAAATCGCGGAAAAAGTGGAATCACAGCAGGGAAAAAATATTGTGCTTACAATAGACTTCAGGCTTCAGAAGTATGCCGAACAGCTTATGGAAAATACGGATTTTAACGGCGTTATTATAGCAATTGAACCAAAGACAGGCGATATATTATGCATGGTATCCAAGCCCGGCTATGACCTGAATAATTTCAGCGGCAGGATAAACGCGAAATACTGGAAAAAAATATTAAGGGATAAAGCTAACCCGCTTAACAACAGGGCTATACAGGGATTGTATTCGCCGGGGTCAATATATAAAATTGTAACGGGTTCCGGAGCGCTTAATGAAAATATAGTTAAAACTGATGACGCGTTTTTCTGTGAAGGAATATACTGGATAAAAACCTGGCCGTATAAATGCTGGAAAAGGACGGGCCACGGGTGGGTAAGTTTTTATAAAGCGATAGAGCAGTCCTGCGATATTTATTTTTATAAGGTTTCGCTTAAGATGACAGTTGAATTGCTTTATAAATACTCTGTTATGTTCGGCCTGGGGCAGAAATCGGGGATAGACCTGCCCGGTGAAAAGTCAGGGCTTGTCCCCACAAGGGAGTGGAAAAGAAGGATATCCAGGACGCCGTGGTTTCCGGGTAATACAGTTATGATGGCTATCGGGCAGGGTTATATAACAAGCACACCGCTGCAGATATTAAATATTATGGCGGCAATGGCAAACGGCGGCTACGCCATGCAGCCGCGCCTGTTAAAAGCCGTTACAATGGATAACCGCAGGATTTTTATGAATCCGGAGCCGAAAAAACTTTTTGAAATTGAAGTTAAAAAAGAAAATATAAAGATAATGCAGGCGGCTTTAAAGCGCGTTGTAAACAACTGGGCCGGTACGGGGAAAGCCTCGCAGGTCAGGGGAATTGAAGTGGCCGGCAAGACAGGGACGGTGCAGAATGTGCACGGTGATAACCATGCCATGTTTTCGTGTTACGCGCCTTTTGAAAATCCGGAAATTGCAGTGTACGTACTTTTAGAACACGGCGGCGGCGGCGGCGAAGCGGCAGCGCCTATAGCGGGAGACCTGCTTGATTTTTATTTCAGGACGTTAAAGGAGCTTTAGATGCAAAAGTTCAGGGGATTTTTTAAACTTACTGAAAAACTGCGGCAGTATACAAAAGATATGAATCCGGTGCTTTTGGGCGCGACAATTTTGCTTATGGCAATCGGGCTTCTTGGTATCTACAGCGCGGAGTCGGATCCCGGCAAAGTGTTCTTTTCAAAACAGTCGGTCTGGTATGGAATAGGTTTTATTTTAATGATAGTTGTCGCCAATATTAACTACAACCTTGTGATAGCGGCGGCAAACCATTTTTTTGTATTGTTTATTTTTCTTCTTCTTCTTGTGCTTGTTGTGGGGCACACATCGCTTGGCGCGCAAAGATGGCTTAAAATTGGAGGGCACGGTTTTCAGCCAAGTGAATTCATGAAACTGGTTGTGGCCGCGACAGTTGTAAGGTTTCTTGTTATAAAAGGCAAGGAAGCATTTTCTTTTAAGAATCTGATGCTTGTATTAGTTATTGTTCTGGTTCCGTTTTTTTTGATATTAAAACAGCCTGACCTTGGAAGCGCGCTTATGCTTATTCCAATGACGCTTGCTATTTTGTTTCTTGGAAATATACCTGTAAAAAAACTTTCGGTAATTCTTATAATAGGAATTCTTATACTTCCTGTCGCGTATTACACGCTGCATGATTACCAGAAACAGAGGCTTCATACGTTTGTAAACCCTCATCTTGACCCGTTGGGTTCGGGCTATAATGTAATTCAGTCGCAGATTGCCGTTGGTTCAGGCGAGGTGCTGGGAAAGGGCTGGGGCAAAGGGACGCAAAGCCAGCTTAATTTTATACCCATCAAACATACGGACTTTATTTTTGCCGTGCTTGCCGAAGAGTTTGGGCTTTGGGGCGGACTTATAATCATAGGGATATATCTGTTTTTAATCATGGAAGCCCTTAAAATAATTAAACTGTGCAGGTTTACCGGCGGAAAAATGCTTGGAGGAGCCCTTGTTACAATGATATTCGCGCAGTTTTTTGTTAATGTCGGAATGAATATGGGAATAATGCCGGTTGCCGGCATAACATTGCCGCTTTTAAGCTATGGCGGAACATCGGTTATCGTCACGATGACGGCTCTGGGTATGCTTCAGAACATATACAGGGAATATATAAAGGCGGAAAAATAATGAAAAAGATATTCATTAATTCGGAAGATTTTGATACGTCGGTTGCAATAGCCGAAGACGGCAGGCTTTGTAATTTCTTTATAGAAAAAAAAGTTTATGCCAAAGCCGGAAATATTTATAAAGGCAAAATAGAAAAACTTGTGGCGGGAATGAATTTTGTTTTTGTGGATATCGGCGATTCAAAACCGGCATTCCTGTCGGAAAGGGAGTATTTTGACTCTTCAAATATTGCCGAATCCGGTATGCTTGAAGACGTAAGCGAAGCCGCGGTCATAAAACCGCAGGAAAGCATTACAGGTATATTTGAAAAAGGGCAGGAAATTCTGGTACAGGTAATTAAAGAACCCTATCAGACAAAAGGCGCGAGGCTTACCACAAATCTTATGCTGCCCGGGTATTATGTGGTGTACAGCCCTTATCTTAAACAGACAGGTGTTTCCAGAAGGATTTTAGATGAAGGTGAAAGGGACAGGTTAAAGACAATAATAGCGGATGCAAAAAATAATATCCCCGGCGATTACGGGATTATAGCGCGTACACAGGCGGAAGGAGCGGATGCGGCGGCCCTTCAGGAAGAGATACGCGGACTTCATGAAAAATGGAAGGCGGTAAAGAAAGCCGCGGATTCATCGCGCGCGCCATCCCAGATTTACTGCGAGCAGAACCTGCCGGTAAAAATAGTCAGGGAATACCTGGATTCCAACACGTCATCAATTGTGACCGATTCAAGGGAAATATATGAAGAAATGGAAAAATACCTGAAAACGGCATACAACAGGACGGTTGACCTGAACCTTTATGAAGGCAATGACCCGTTGTTTGAATATTATAACCTGCAGGGGCAGGTGGAAGGAATATTCAGCAATATTGTTTCTTTCAAAAAAGGCGGATACATAAAAATAGATTTAACGGAAGCCCTGACTGTATTTGATATCAACAGCGGCAAGTTTAAGGGGGCGGAAGATGTGGAAGCAAGCCTGCTTGCGGTAAACCTTCATGCCGCAAGGGAAATTGCGCGGCAGATAATCCTGCGTAACTTAGGCGGGCTTATAGTGATTGATTTTATTGATATGCAGTCGGAAGAAAACAGGAAGAAGGTAAAAGAAGTAATGGAACAGGAGCTTGCCAAAAGCAAGATGTTTCATAAAGTGGGGAATATAAGCGAATTCGGGCTTATGGAACTTACAAGAAAACGCGACAGCAGAAGGGTGGAAGATATATACTTTGAAGAATGCCCCAAATGCAACGGCCACGGCAGGATACTGACGGATGAAAATATCTGTATAAAATATATGAGAAAGATAAAGTATGAATGCAAAAAGATGCTTGAAGAAAACGTGGCAGTGCTTGTCCCGGAGAAGATAAAAGAAAAACTTCAGACAGAATACATAGAAACACTTCATGAATACGAGATTAAGTACAAGAAAAATATAATATTAAAGACAGAAGGGTAATTACAGGTTACAGTTGACAGGTTACAAGTAACAGCGGTAATAAAGATTATATTGCGGAGAATACAGGTTGCGTGATTTGCATTAGTTTTTGTTATGGCAGCCGTACCCTTCAGGGTGCGTGGGTTAGATTTTACTGTTTCTGCGTATTTCTCTCTTAAACTCACTTCAGTCTCCAAGCCTCTAACTTAATACCGGAGCAGTACAAGTAATGAATTCACTGTGTATTTGCAGATTCTTTATGGTAAAATTTATATATAAGGTAAAAGAAGTATGGTTTAAAGTGAAAATTGAAATGCCGGAAACGTAAAAGGCAAAGAAACAGCCCTGTGATGTTTTAAGCTGAAACATTGGCATAAATACATATATTTAGGATGGCCGGCATGATAACGCAGAAGATATATGAAACTTACAGGGAAAATCTTATTTCCGGCAACCGTATCGCCTGCAGCGGAATAACCGCGGATCTTATAAAAAACGGTATAACCTTAAAAGAACTTTATGTGGATTTATTTCAGAGGGCAATGTATGAAGTGGGGAGGCTTTGGGAGGAAAACATTATTACACCCGCGGTTGAACACATGGCTACCGGTATAACCGAATACTGCATGTCTTTGTCTTACCCGCTTATATTTGGAGCAGACCATAAGAATAAAACTGTTGTTATATCCTGCCTGGCAAATGAATATCATCAGATAGGCGCCAAGATGGTAGCCGACATCTTTGAAATGCACGGCTGGCATGGGTACTTCCTTGGGGCAAATACCCCGGTTGAAAACCTTATTACTCT
This genomic window from Candidatus Goldiibacteriota bacterium contains:
- a CDS encoding iron ABC transporter permease, which translates into the protein MKKGIIISLLIFCVLIITAGFSLCIGSAEISPSAVFSILAGGNQGTPDYMIITGLRLPRIILAVIVGAMLGISGAALQSLFRNSLVDPFITGISSGAALGASIGIISGFSFIIAPAFAGAMLAVFFVYTVSIKDGRVNSSRLLLTGVMTGTMLSSAVMLLSAVNSRDIVKVIYWLMGDLSGSNYQQIKGAAILLLAALAAGIFFANDLNIMSAGEETASTLGVNPEFLKLFYFILASIVTAAAVSLSGVIGFIGLVVPHAVRKFTGPDLRLLLPASALSGALFLLICDTIARTVFLPGELPVGVITGLIGAPIFIILAKRVK
- a CDS encoding ABC transporter ATP-binding protein; its protein translation is MYGIKLSSVIFKYGRDFTLDIDALEIPKGVLTVIAGKNGAGKTTLLKLIAGIAGRHEGSITVDGGEIEKISNTQRTKMFSYVPQSEEQEFAYTVKEIAAMGRRPHGSVLGFLNPKDIKAVDKALESADMADKSGREFRTLSGGEKRLALLARAAAQDAGTMLLDEPSAFLDIGHQAKVYEIIRGYRDEGRTVIMVTHDINAVFETADNVVLMNKGSVMAAGAAEDVLSENNIKEAYAFDGFGLSRNQITGKNNIFLKI
- a CDS encoding TonB-dependent receptor — protein: MKRLMLGLFAVIVFSAAATGFTSDYNSIQSIYESQGGNAAGDNAIQQVPQQQPGKNTGLYDFKPKAAVTPAADNSLGEIVVTARKMAEYEGLVTKSIDIISEEKIKASGAVKLEDVLSELPGLSVLKYGSYEGLASLNIRGASSRQSLVLYEGIPLNDIFTGGVDLNLVEMSGIGRVEVIKGGMSSIYGADAAAGVVNLLKEKKKMAIADISASFGSDNFQKYSLSSDYKIGGVKYSVTGNEEKSPGYMQNSGFFKRSAGARISFSGDAIDSKLSGYYIKREEGIPFNQFGPSPLAKQFDELFAVGAEETLKFNETKVVVSGYYRGGDLAFKNPDIYVDDRHIKNEGKVSVMSSYTAGPVNVYGGYEFSNKSAKSLKTGNKSTGNHAVLTNATAYLFEKLVLTAAVREDVHSVYGMVTSFSGGARYSIADSTDVFASVSQAFSEPTFGDLFWDETLDFGGYISTTKGNQALKPEKSMSYEAGITKKEGNISEKIVLYRRDVTDMIRWVTETDWATYDKSSAENLDRAVIMGAEVEAEFVLFDFITLTGAYSYLDARDKKTGKKLSYSPEDSVYAKAEFKLPFSTKLSAGVRYIDSRLDNAGEYMKEYYIYDLSVRHIISENASVFANVDNVLDNREYQVVNKYPMQGRTINAGVNLSF
- a CDS encoding rod shape-determining protein, with product MLDYFLGMFSNDMAIDLGTATTLVYLKGKGIVLKEPSIVALYKGREVIAVGNAAKEMVGKTPGDVQAIRPMKDGVIADFNVTEKMLRYFIVKVHNRHSLVSPRIAISVPKGVTPVERRAVRESAIQAGAREVYLIDEPMAAAIGAGLPVEDPVGHMVVDIGGGTTEVAVISMGGLVVFNSIRTAGDKFDDAITAYLKKAYNIHVGERTAEKIKIQIGCAIKLDKTEEMDVKGSDLTTGLPRTIRINSDEMAIAIEEPITKIIDGIKFTLEQTKPELAADIIDKGIVLTGGGAQLRNFDKKLREETGVPVHIGESPQECVVKGAGKMLEEQLDVLRRLSFEGEETHIAS
- the mreC gene encoding rod shape-determining protein MreC is translated as MKRRLKLSQKLFYAAVILMTIIAGIMAWKKGAAAPVVKAAHSVQQKTGDFVYYTSDTFNSIKQIFKSGRSLQYLTQKNMALDMENQSLRAELARLGRLKSLNDNEAYGKRVRTPANAISTGSGFIQFYALDKGANYGVEEGDGVFAPGGVLGRVSSVGASTCMVQLLTDVKSSISARVERSGVAGILIGAGNNICELKYVPKEEDIQLGDVILTSELGASFPAGIKIGEVTAVDKKSNNLSLVVRVKPYVNTNTVREVLVVRKK
- the mrdA gene encoding penicillin-binding protein 2; its protein translation is MVKNDIRENIKSVYQNFLRVKFFGWMAGVAVILLAGRLFYLQVIKGAYYAKLAESNSVTFVRESAPRGYIYDRNYRAIVTNSPAYSAGIIPYYFKTNNKMEKVIREIADVLEIEPSEIEEKMKESGVHVFEPIILRRALTLKQLSELTEKTVEVNGITVLQEPQRQYPYGSLASHVIGYTGEITANQIKNTKYKGYRPGDIIGQTGIENYYDKILRGKDGLVYIITDAMGRQKKIAEKVESQQGKNIVLTIDFRLQKYAEQLMENTDFNGVIIAIEPKTGDILCMVSKPGYDLNNFSGRINAKYWKKILRDKANPLNNRAIQGLYSPGSIYKIVTGSGALNENIVKTDDAFFCEGIYWIKTWPYKCWKRTGHGWVSFYKAIEQSCDIYFYKVSLKMTVELLYKYSVMFGLGQKSGIDLPGEKSGLVPTREWKRRISRTPWFPGNTVMMAIGQGYITSTPLQILNIMAAMANGGYAMQPRLLKAVTMDNRRIFMNPEPKKLFEIEVKKENIKIMQAALKRVVNNWAGTGKASQVRGIEVAGKTGTVQNVHGDNHAMFSCYAPFENPEIAVYVLLEHGGGGGEAAAPIAGDLLDFYFRTLKEL
- the rodA gene encoding rod shape-determining protein RodA; translation: MQKFRGFFKLTEKLRQYTKDMNPVLLGATILLMAIGLLGIYSAESDPGKVFFSKQSVWYGIGFILMIVVANINYNLVIAAANHFFVLFIFLLLLVLVVGHTSLGAQRWLKIGGHGFQPSEFMKLVVAATVVRFLVIKGKEAFSFKNLMLVLVIVLVPFFLILKQPDLGSALMLIPMTLAILFLGNIPVKKLSVILIIGILILPVAYYTLHDYQKQRLHTFVNPHLDPLGSGYNVIQSQIAVGSGEVLGKGWGKGTQSQLNFIPIKHTDFIFAVLAEEFGLWGGLIIIGIYLFLIMEALKIIKLCRFTGGKMLGGALVTMIFAQFFVNVGMNMGIMPVAGITLPLLSYGGTSVIVTMTALGMLQNIYREYIKAEK
- a CDS encoding Rne/Rng family ribonuclease yields the protein MKKIFINSEDFDTSVAIAEDGRLCNFFIEKKVYAKAGNIYKGKIEKLVAGMNFVFVDIGDSKPAFLSEREYFDSSNIAESGMLEDVSEAAVIKPQESITGIFEKGQEILVQVIKEPYQTKGARLTTNLMLPGYYVVYSPYLKQTGVSRRILDEGERDRLKTIIADAKNNIPGDYGIIARTQAEGADAAALQEEIRGLHEKWKAVKKAADSSRAPSQIYCEQNLPVKIVREYLDSNTSSIVTDSREIYEEMEKYLKTAYNRTVDLNLYEGNDPLFEYYNLQGQVEGIFSNIVSFKKGGYIKIDLTEALTVFDINSGKFKGAEDVEASLLAVNLHAAREIARQIILRNLGGLIVIDFIDMQSEENRKKVKEVMEQELAKSKMFHKVGNISEFGLMELTRKRDSRRVEDIYFEECPKCNGHGRILTDENICIKYMRKIKYECKKMLEENVAVLVPEKIKEKLQTEYIETLHEYEIKYKKNIILKTEG